In Arthrobacter sp. CDRTa11, one DNA window encodes the following:
- a CDS encoding purine-cytosine permease family protein has product MQQPSTATGAEQSAHLEDVEAWLQPIPESQRTHKVSGQFWIWAGANLAPINWVLGALGIHLGLGFADTVTVLVLGNLIGMLLFGCFVLLGQKTGATGMVLARAAFGRRGNYLPASIQALLVIGWCAVNTWIILDLVMALFGTLGWVDPTATNYGWKIGVATAIMATQVAIAWFGYKAIAAFEKWTVPPTIIILAVMSAVAWFGMKINWSYAGPAGNILEGSERIAAMSAVMTAIGIGWGITWFTYAADYSRFVSTEVPKKKVYLASVLGQFIPVVWLGILGASLATNSGEIDPGKLIVQNFGVLALPVLLMVLHGPIATNILNIYTFSVATQSLDITISRRKLNLFVGVFSLAAVVFFIFQEDFAAVLDAWLIGLVAWVAAWGGVMLVHYFWIEKRWPGNPERLFDAVGTKRLPGVNWAGVTSLLVGIFATWLFMYGLVPVMQGPIAVALGGWDLSWLAGGLASAGTYAVLGPKVHRKYLDDALTAPAEQQPSAGLAVSTQPGAPAGL; this is encoded by the coding sequence ATGCAACAACCATCCACTGCCACAGGAGCTGAGCAATCCGCTCATCTCGAAGACGTCGAAGCCTGGCTCCAGCCAATCCCTGAATCCCAGCGCACGCACAAAGTCTCAGGCCAGTTCTGGATCTGGGCCGGTGCCAACCTTGCGCCCATCAACTGGGTGCTTGGTGCCCTCGGAATTCATCTCGGCCTCGGGTTTGCGGACACTGTGACGGTCCTGGTGCTGGGCAACCTGATCGGGATGTTGCTGTTCGGCTGCTTTGTCCTCCTCGGACAAAAGACCGGAGCCACCGGGATGGTCCTGGCCCGGGCGGCATTCGGGCGCCGCGGCAACTACCTTCCGGCCTCCATCCAGGCGCTCCTGGTGATCGGCTGGTGCGCAGTCAACACGTGGATCATCCTTGACCTGGTCATGGCACTGTTCGGCACGCTCGGCTGGGTTGATCCGACGGCCACAAACTACGGGTGGAAGATCGGTGTTGCCACGGCCATCATGGCCACACAGGTAGCCATTGCCTGGTTCGGCTACAAAGCGATCGCCGCCTTTGAAAAGTGGACCGTGCCGCCCACCATCATCATCCTGGCCGTTATGTCCGCAGTGGCCTGGTTCGGCATGAAGATCAACTGGTCCTACGCCGGCCCGGCAGGCAACATCCTGGAAGGGTCAGAGCGGATCGCGGCCATGAGCGCTGTGATGACAGCCATCGGCATCGGCTGGGGCATCACCTGGTTCACCTACGCGGCTGACTACTCCAGGTTTGTCAGCACCGAAGTACCCAAGAAGAAGGTCTACCTGGCCTCCGTCCTGGGCCAGTTCATCCCCGTCGTATGGCTCGGAATCCTCGGCGCAAGCCTCGCCACCAACAGCGGCGAAATCGATCCCGGGAAGCTCATCGTCCAGAACTTCGGTGTCCTGGCATTGCCCGTACTTTTGATGGTGCTGCACGGACCCATCGCCACCAACATCCTGAACATCTACACCTTTTCGGTGGCCACGCAGTCACTGGACATCACCATCAGCCGCCGCAAACTGAACCTTTTCGTCGGCGTCTTCTCTCTCGCCGCCGTCGTCTTCTTCATCTTCCAGGAAGATTTCGCCGCAGTGCTTGATGCCTGGCTGATCGGGCTGGTCGCCTGGGTGGCGGCCTGGGGCGGCGTCATGCTGGTCCACTACTTCTGGATCGAAAAGCGCTGGCCAGGCAACCCGGAAAGGCTCTTCGACGCCGTCGGCACCAAGCGGCTCCCCGGCGTCAACTGGGCGGGCGTCACGTCCCTGCTGGTGGGCATCTTCGCCACCTGGCTGTTTATGTACGGGCTCGTCCCCGTGATGCAGGGCCCCATCGCCGTGGCCCTGGGCGGATGGGACCTGTCATGGCTCGCCGGCGGCCTTGCCAGCGCGGGTACCTACGCCGTCCTTGGCCCGAAGGTCCACCGCAAATATCTCGACGACGCGCTTACGGCCCCGGCCGAGCAGCAGCCTTCAGCAGGCCTGGCCGTCTCCACGCAGCCGGGTGCCCCGGCCGGACTGTGA
- a CDS encoding polysaccharide deacetylase family protein, producing MTLEAFPDLAHPITWPEGKRAAASFTFDVDAESCTIAHDPKSTRRMSLMTHQSYGPKVAVPRLLQILGRQDIRATFFVPGFTAECYPDTVRRIVDAGHEVAHHGYLHEPMQGIDAETEGRYIDRGLEALAKAAGVEPVGYRAPWWELNWHSAALLADRGFLYDSSLLDGDAPYRFSVAPGDTRDIVEIPVDWALDDWEQYAFYPGVTGSGVIESPAKVLEMWTLEAEAHHSQGSCFVLTNHPFISGRPSKAVALERLIGRVKAMDGMWVATMEEIAEHTRRTVTEIHSHARIEVPSFPDTGARFTPAGVREAGQIAAARQN from the coding sequence ATGACGCTTGAAGCATTCCCCGACTTAGCCCATCCGATCACCTGGCCCGAGGGGAAGCGGGCCGCAGCCTCCTTCACGTTCGACGTCGACGCCGAGTCCTGCACCATCGCCCACGACCCCAAAAGCACACGCAGAATGTCGCTGATGACCCATCAGTCCTACGGGCCGAAGGTGGCCGTTCCGCGGCTGCTGCAGATCCTTGGCCGGCAGGACATCCGGGCAACGTTCTTCGTTCCTGGGTTTACGGCCGAATGCTACCCGGACACGGTCCGGCGGATCGTGGATGCCGGGCACGAGGTGGCCCACCATGGATACCTGCACGAACCCATGCAGGGCATCGACGCCGAAACCGAGGGCCGCTATATTGACCGCGGCCTGGAGGCGCTGGCGAAGGCAGCCGGGGTTGAGCCTGTTGGGTACCGGGCCCCCTGGTGGGAGCTGAACTGGCACTCAGCAGCCCTCCTCGCGGACCGTGGCTTCCTTTATGATTCGAGCCTGCTCGACGGCGATGCTCCCTACCGCTTCAGCGTGGCCCCGGGTGACACCCGGGATATTGTCGAAATCCCTGTGGACTGGGCCCTGGACGACTGGGAACAGTACGCCTTCTACCCCGGAGTCACCGGCAGCGGCGTCATCGAGAGCCCGGCCAAGGTCCTGGAAATGTGGACCCTCGAAGCGGAGGCGCACCATTCCCAAGGGAGTTGCTTTGTGCTGACCAACCATCCGTTCATCTCCGGGCGGCCGTCCAAGGCTGTTGCGCTGGAACGGCTGATCGGGCGGGTCAAGGCGATGGACGGGATGTGGGTGGCAACCATGGAGGAAATAGCCGAGCACACCCGCAGAACGGTCACCGAAATCCACAGCCACGCCCGGATTGAGGTGCCTTCCTTCCCGGATACCGGGGCCCGCTTTACCCCGGCCGGCGTGCGTGAGGCTGGGCAGATCGCGGCGGCGCGCCAGAACTAA
- a CDS encoding response regulator has product MPDAGALISVALVDDQPLFRAGIRMLIESQADLEFFGEAGDGEQGVVLASELRPDVILMDLRMPVMDGVEATRRIVEQAAAAGTDTPKIIALTTFNRDQAVVQAVQAGASGYLLKSAEPEFLLAAIRTVHSGYSVIAPGSIRSLFEHAARNTPPADPDLSVLEVLSVRERDVFLLAAKGLSNGEIAEGLFVSEATVKTHLRSVLDKLELRTRLQLVAFAYERHLLGN; this is encoded by the coding sequence GTGCCTGATGCCGGTGCACTCATCTCCGTTGCCCTGGTAGATGACCAGCCCCTGTTCCGGGCAGGCATCCGGATGCTCATTGAAAGCCAGGCGGACTTGGAGTTCTTTGGCGAGGCCGGCGACGGGGAGCAGGGTGTGGTCCTCGCCAGCGAACTCCGCCCGGACGTCATCCTGATGGACCTGCGCATGCCCGTCATGGATGGAGTCGAAGCCACCCGACGGATCGTGGAGCAGGCCGCTGCCGCAGGCACCGACACGCCCAAAATCATCGCTCTGACCACTTTCAACAGGGACCAGGCCGTCGTCCAGGCCGTGCAGGCTGGAGCCAGCGGCTATTTACTCAAGAGCGCAGAGCCTGAATTCCTCCTGGCTGCCATCCGGACCGTTCACTCCGGCTACTCCGTGATCGCACCAGGATCGATCCGCTCCCTCTTCGAGCACGCCGCCCGCAACACTCCCCCTGCGGACCCGGACTTGTCGGTCCTGGAGGTCCTCTCCGTGCGGGAACGGGACGTCTTTCTTCTCGCCGCCAAAGGCCTCAGCAATGGCGAAATCGCGGAAGGCCTGTTCGTCTCCGAGGCAACCGTCAAAACACACCTGCGGAGCGTGCTGGACAAGCTGGAACTCCGCACACGGCTGCAACTTGTCGCCTTCGCCTACGAACGCCATCTGCTGGGAAACTGA
- a CDS encoding sensor histidine kinase — protein sequence MESVLKIARPWGAPAAAVIFFLLWCVGEANRMGGSWVTWSGNWPLALMTLAVATASWKPLVSLGFTAALLAAQLTHGLPPMEPNHWAIYLGSFIALGFILWTAPRRMRFLASGANLVFAALMTVLMLSWRYGAGVGWFQPLHNGDKAMFTSFGLQLFALLLLIAGACAAVGLLLALSQERGTLFRSRELAQNTLKETEIDLIVEQERTRIARDLHDVLAHSLAVIAAQADGTRYLSQDQPPAVLNALDTIARSARSALVDAQRVIERVRDDGMATPQPRLSDIKALIEAMQRGSLKIQSSESGSRVELSTGQQVAVFRIVQECLTNALKHGGRGTEVRLHLDWSGPGLTLHVASAVASGQDQDDDASPHRIGRGLPGMRERAHLAGGWLTAGPDGDHFRVTVFIPYGSLDAGPDCSVGRNNSAAGAEDGHAPTGISAAEAHPILEAIGSPQPPAAASEAAGRA from the coding sequence ATGGAATCAGTTCTGAAAATTGCGCGGCCTTGGGGTGCCCCTGCGGCAGCCGTCATCTTTTTCCTCCTGTGGTGCGTCGGCGAGGCAAACCGGATGGGAGGGTCATGGGTGACATGGTCAGGAAACTGGCCGCTGGCCTTGATGACATTGGCTGTTGCCACGGCCTCCTGGAAACCGCTGGTGTCCCTCGGATTCACAGCAGCCCTCCTTGCCGCACAGTTGACCCACGGCCTGCCGCCCATGGAACCAAACCACTGGGCCATTTACCTGGGCTCCTTCATTGCCCTTGGCTTTATCCTGTGGACCGCACCCCGGCGGATGCGGTTCCTCGCGTCCGGCGCCAATCTGGTGTTCGCAGCCCTGATGACCGTCCTCATGCTCTCCTGGAGATACGGCGCCGGAGTCGGCTGGTTCCAGCCCCTGCACAACGGTGACAAGGCGATGTTTACGTCCTTTGGCCTGCAGCTGTTTGCGCTCCTCCTGCTGATCGCCGGAGCCTGCGCCGCCGTCGGGCTCCTGCTGGCCCTGTCCCAGGAACGCGGCACCCTCTTCCGTTCCCGGGAGCTGGCCCAGAACACCCTGAAGGAAACCGAGATCGACCTCATCGTGGAGCAGGAACGGACACGCATCGCCCGCGACCTCCACGACGTCCTGGCCCATTCCCTTGCCGTCATCGCTGCCCAGGCCGACGGCACCCGCTACCTGAGCCAGGACCAGCCCCCTGCCGTGCTCAACGCGCTGGACACCATCGCCCGGTCAGCGCGAAGCGCACTCGTGGACGCCCAACGGGTGATCGAGCGTGTCCGCGACGATGGAATGGCAACGCCACAGCCTCGGCTGAGCGACATCAAGGCGCTGATCGAGGCCATGCAGCGGGGCAGTTTGAAGATCCAGTCCAGCGAGTCCGGCTCACGCGTTGAGCTCTCTACTGGTCAGCAGGTAGCCGTGTTCCGGATCGTTCAGGAATGCCTGACCAACGCGCTCAAACACGGCGGCCGCGGCACGGAAGTTCGGCTCCACCTTGACTGGAGCGGCCCGGGCCTAACCCTGCACGTTGCCTCAGCGGTGGCCTCCGGCCAGGACCAGGACGACGACGCGTCCCCGCACCGGATCGGCCGCGGCCTCCCCGGAATGCGTGAACGCGCCCATCTGGCGGGCGGCTGGCTGACAGCCGGACCGGATGGGGATCACTTCCGGGTTACGGTCTTCATCCCTTACGGGTCGCTCGACGCCGGTCCAGACTGTTCTGTCGGTCGAAACAATTCTGCCGCCGGGGCTGAAGACGGCCATGCTCCCACCGGAATTTCGGCTGCTGAGGCCCATCCCATACTGGAAGCCATAGGCTCGCCGCAGCCCCCGGCGGCCGCATCGGAAGCGGCCGGCCGTGCCTGA
- a CDS encoding RNA polymerase sigma factor: MSTDNDIIRRSRDSPAVFGELYDRHASVIYRYAARRAGDFAADDVTSETFLVAWEQLETYDLDREDARPWLFGIATNLLRRHHRAEAKILKTAAKAASREAVADDSDRIAARVDAVVASGRIARSLKTMAAIDRETLLLYAWADLTYEGIALAMDVPLGTVRSRLNRARRTLRTQLNLEILDETENDHERLAAAPRNA; the protein is encoded by the coding sequence GTGAGCACAGACAACGACATCATCAGGCGGTCCCGGGACAGCCCCGCAGTTTTCGGGGAGTTGTACGACAGACACGCGTCAGTCATCTATAGATACGCCGCCAGAAGGGCCGGCGATTTCGCCGCTGACGACGTCACCTCCGAAACCTTTCTGGTTGCCTGGGAACAGCTGGAAACGTACGACCTGGACCGGGAGGACGCCCGGCCCTGGCTTTTCGGAATTGCCACAAACTTGCTCCGGCGGCACCACCGCGCCGAAGCCAAGATTCTGAAAACTGCAGCGAAAGCGGCTTCACGGGAAGCCGTTGCTGACGATTCGGACCGGATTGCCGCCCGTGTGGACGCCGTCGTGGCTTCCGGGCGGATCGCCCGCAGCCTGAAAACTATGGCGGCCATAGACCGGGAAACGCTGCTGCTCTATGCCTGGGCGGACCTGACCTACGAGGGCATCGCCCTGGCCATGGACGTTCCCCTGGGAACCGTGCGCTCCCGCCTGAACCGTGCCCGCCGAACACTGCGAACCCAGCTAAACCTCGAAATACTTGATGAAACGGAGAACGACCATGAACGACTTGCAGCTGCTCCGCGAAATGCGTAG
- a CDS encoding CU044_5270 family protein, protein MNDLQLLREMRSDVGSAPPATLARGRNKLMSKITSDSHPEATTTHAPAAVRPIFRRRVLMASAAAALLVGGIVVADVVRPSPGATAEAADILNNAAAATIQTSDPVVGPGQYLKIDTTSVYATGVLLGDDPKADRRTVEWLDKYSEHLYIPADQTAEWIWNREARIPTTFFSEDAKAEATKYQQSQAGDPIRMGELLRAPGGNFYGEQRMLFASMPLAEGVKTLPRDPQALLDTIRQLDNPDRSEAETLESIAAALQTGVIPADLRAALYKAAALIPGVTLVDREANLEGKAGTAIGIEDPDRGTRKDIIIDPATGLLIGQREVRMTAGETFPAGTATGWTSVQTSVVNSAP, encoded by the coding sequence ATGAACGACTTGCAGCTGCTCCGCGAAATGCGTAGCGACGTCGGCTCCGCCCCGCCGGCCACGTTGGCGCGCGGCCGCAACAAACTCATGTCCAAGATCACTTCAGACTCCCACCCTGAGGCAACGACCACCCACGCCCCAGCCGCCGTGCGCCCGATCTTCCGGCGCCGTGTCCTGATGGCATCGGCAGCTGCGGCCCTGCTTGTGGGGGGAATCGTTGTGGCAGACGTCGTCAGGCCCAGTCCGGGAGCAACCGCCGAAGCAGCCGACATCCTGAACAACGCCGCAGCAGCAACCATCCAGACCTCCGACCCGGTGGTAGGACCCGGCCAGTACCTGAAGATCGATACCACGTCCGTCTATGCCACGGGCGTCCTTTTGGGGGACGACCCTAAAGCAGATCGCCGTACGGTGGAGTGGTTGGACAAGTACTCCGAGCATCTCTACATCCCCGCTGACCAGACAGCCGAATGGATCTGGAACCGTGAAGCCCGCATCCCCACGACGTTCTTCAGCGAGGATGCGAAAGCAGAGGCGACCAAATACCAACAGTCCCAGGCTGGCGACCCCATTCGGATGGGAGAACTGCTGCGCGCACCGGGCGGGAACTTCTACGGAGAACAGAGGATGCTGTTCGCCAGCATGCCGCTGGCCGAGGGGGTGAAGACTCTGCCCCGAGACCCCCAGGCCCTCCTGGACACAATTCGACAACTAGACAACCCAGATAGGTCGGAGGCCGAAACGCTGGAAAGCATCGCGGCCGCTCTTCAGACCGGAGTCATCCCGGCCGACCTTCGCGCTGCACTGTACAAGGCGGCCGCGCTCATTCCCGGTGTGACCCTCGTGGACCGGGAAGCGAACCTTGAAGGCAAGGCAGGCACCGCGATCGGGATCGAGGATCCGGACAGGGGAACGCGGAAGGACATCATTATTGATCCCGCCACTGGGCTGCTGATCGGACAACGTGAGGTCAGGATGACAGCCGGCGAAACGTTCCCAGCCGGAACAGCGACCGGCTGGACGTCAGTCCAGACCTCAGTGGTGAATTCAGCCCCATAG
- a CDS encoding dihydrofolate reductase family protein, translated as MGTVFGGMAASLDGYIRSETGDLSWLNNAMAKDEDYGFEETTRRTGAYVMGANTYREVAGMGGMGSAVPSYVVTHDRSLAVRGNTTLFSGDLRELVGDIKSSIPDNKDICVFGGAQLLTQFIELELLDELGVSIIPVVLGGGVPFLGRTSQSTKLELLECRSFPSGIVLLNYRLTYTPAG; from the coding sequence ATGGGCACCGTATTCGGCGGGATGGCTGCCAGTCTCGATGGTTATATCCGTTCAGAAACAGGGGACTTGTCCTGGCTGAACAACGCGATGGCCAAGGATGAGGACTACGGCTTTGAGGAGACCACCCGAAGGACCGGCGCCTACGTCATGGGCGCCAACACCTACCGCGAAGTTGCTGGAATGGGCGGCATGGGTTCGGCGGTGCCGAGCTACGTGGTGACCCACGACAGGAGCCTCGCCGTACGCGGGAATACCACCTTGTTCTCCGGTGACCTGAGGGAACTGGTGGGGGACATCAAGTCCTCCATCCCCGACAACAAGGACATTTGCGTCTTTGGCGGCGCCCAGCTGCTCACCCAGTTCATCGAGTTGGAGTTGCTCGATGAACTGGGTGTTTCCATCATTCCGGTTGTCCTCGGCGGCGGCGTGCCTTTCCTCGGCAGGACCAGCCAATCGACGAAGCTTGAGCTCCTGGAGTGCCGCTCCTTCCCGTCGGGGATTGTGCTGCTCAACTACAGGCTGACGTATACGCCGGCAGGCTGA
- a CDS encoding Gfo/Idh/MocA family protein codes for MGKPLNVGIVGCGAISAQYLASFRRLGSVRLVAVADLDQSRAQAVAKTYDDVRALSVDALLADPDVELVLNLTVPAVHAEVALKAIAAGKSVYGEKPLAATTEEARTVLDAAKAAGAVVGCAPDTVLGTGVQTARKAIDDGMIGTSVSATATMATPGHELWHPNPDFYYQPGGGPLLDMGPYYVSTLVTLLGPVVSVTGAASHTRSQRTIGSGPRAGQVIPVEVDSHVTGILTHQDGAISTLVMSFDAVRTKAPNIEVHGEFGSLVVPDPNRFDGDVELFALGSREWETLPVSAGYVDAGRGFGIADLAATPAGAEPRAGGQLAFHVLDVMESVLESARTGSSVTVRSTVPRPEPVPLTAVKIRPGHGSAQAGMADVRA; via the coding sequence GTGGGCAAGCCGCTGAACGTCGGAATAGTGGGCTGCGGCGCCATCAGCGCCCAGTACCTGGCCAGTTTCAGGAGGCTCGGTTCCGTCCGGCTGGTGGCCGTGGCGGATCTGGACCAGTCCCGCGCGCAGGCAGTCGCCAAAACGTACGACGACGTTCGGGCGCTCAGCGTCGACGCTCTCCTTGCTGACCCCGATGTTGAGCTGGTCCTGAACCTGACGGTTCCGGCAGTCCACGCGGAAGTGGCGCTGAAAGCGATTGCTGCCGGAAAGAGTGTCTACGGCGAAAAGCCCCTCGCTGCCACTACCGAAGAGGCACGCACGGTGCTGGATGCCGCGAAGGCCGCGGGCGCCGTCGTCGGCTGTGCGCCGGATACTGTGCTGGGCACCGGGGTGCAGACCGCCCGCAAGGCGATTGACGACGGCATGATCGGGACCTCCGTGTCGGCCACCGCCACCATGGCCACGCCCGGTCATGAGCTGTGGCACCCCAACCCTGATTTCTACTACCAGCCGGGCGGCGGCCCGCTCCTGGACATGGGCCCCTACTACGTCAGCACCCTGGTGACACTGCTGGGGCCGGTGGTGTCGGTGACCGGCGCGGCCAGCCACACACGGTCCCAGCGCACCATCGGCTCGGGTCCCCGCGCAGGCCAGGTCATTCCCGTAGAGGTGGACTCCCACGTGACGGGGATCCTGACCCACCAGGACGGCGCCATCTCCACACTGGTGATGAGCTTCGACGCGGTGCGCACCAAGGCCCCGAACATTGAGGTGCACGGGGAATTTGGTTCCCTGGTGGTCCCGGACCCCAACCGTTTCGACGGCGATGTTGAGCTTTTCGCCCTCGGCTCCCGCGAGTGGGAAACCCTTCCGGTCTCGGCCGGCTACGTCGACGCCGGCCGGGGCTTCGGCATCGCCGACCTCGCCGCGACCCCTGCCGGAGCGGAACCCCGCGCTGGCGGACAGCTGGCCTTCCATGTGCTGGATGTTATGGAATCGGTGCTGGAATCCGCCCGGACCGGGTCCTCGGTAACCGTCCGCAGCACCGTGCCCCGGCCGGAGCCTGTGCCCCTGACGGCAGTCAAGATTAGGCCCGGCCACGGAAGCGCTCAGGCCGGCATGGCGGACGTTAGAGCCTGA
- a CDS encoding ThuA domain-containing protein produces MTGKKSALVVRGGWDGHQPVEATDRFIPFLEGNGYNVRVEDSPKIYGDTDYMAGVDLIMQCMTMSTIERDEFNGLRTAVENGTGLAGWHGGIADSYRNTSDYLHLIGGQFACHPGKHPDERTGAQADNYVPYTVNMLPAAADHPITRGLSDFDLVTEQYWVLADDYIDVLATTTQKVRPWDPWNREVTSPAVWTRQWGQGRIFVCTPGHNLKVLEDANVNTLIERGLLWASR; encoded by the coding sequence ATGACCGGCAAGAAGTCCGCCCTGGTGGTCCGTGGCGGGTGGGACGGACACCAGCCAGTAGAGGCGACAGACCGTTTCATCCCCTTCCTTGAGGGGAACGGATATAACGTGCGGGTGGAGGACTCCCCCAAGATCTACGGGGACACTGATTACATGGCCGGCGTGGACCTGATCATGCAGTGCATGACCATGTCCACCATCGAGCGGGACGAATTCAACGGGCTGCGCACCGCCGTCGAAAACGGCACCGGACTCGCCGGCTGGCATGGCGGGATCGCCGACTCCTACCGGAACACCTCGGACTACCTGCACCTCATCGGCGGCCAGTTCGCCTGCCACCCGGGCAAGCACCCGGACGAGCGCACCGGCGCCCAGGCGGACAACTACGTGCCGTACACGGTGAACATGCTTCCCGCTGCGGCGGACCATCCGATCACCCGCGGCCTCAGCGACTTTGACCTGGTCACCGAGCAGTACTGGGTGCTGGCGGATGACTACATCGACGTGCTGGCCACCACCACCCAAAAAGTGCGCCCGTGGGATCCCTGGAACCGCGAAGTCACGTCCCCGGCCGTCTGGACCCGGCAATGGGGCCAGGGGCGTATCTTTGTCTGCACCCCCGGCCACAACCTGAAAGTCCTGGAGGACGCCAACGTGAACACCCTGATCGAAAGGGGCCTGCTGTGGGCAAGCCGCTGA
- a CDS encoding Gfo/Idh/MocA family protein has translation MSTPPPLRIGMIGYAFMGAAHSHAWRTAPRFFDLPLEPQLTAVAGRSATGVREAAAKLGWASTETDWRRLIERDDIDLIDICTPGDTHAEIAIAALNAGKHVLCEKPLANSVSEAERMVEAATAAAAKGVFSMCGFTYRRTPALALAKRLIEQGRLGSIRHVRAQYLQDWLSDETAPMTWRLDKSKSGSGSLGDIGAHSIDAAQWVTGQKINGVSALLETFVPERPLAGDLVGLGGHGDVDANAPRGQVTVDDAAIFSARFDGGAASAGASNGSASNGGQPAGAIGVFEATRYALGRKNAMRLEVNGTKGSLAFDFEDMNVLSFYDAAEGPDSGFRRIMVTEPEHPYVGNWWPTGHGLGYEHGFTHQAVDLVHAIAEQRQPEPSFAAALQVQRVLAAVEASAAAASRWQTV, from the coding sequence ATGAGCACCCCGCCACCCCTCCGAATCGGCATGATCGGCTACGCCTTTATGGGAGCCGCACATTCCCATGCCTGGCGAACCGCCCCGCGTTTCTTCGACCTGCCGCTGGAACCACAACTGACCGCAGTGGCCGGCCGCAGCGCCACGGGCGTCCGGGAAGCCGCCGCCAAACTGGGATGGGCCTCCACGGAGACAGATTGGCGGCGGCTGATTGAACGGGATGACATTGACCTGATCGACATCTGCACCCCCGGTGATACCCACGCCGAGATCGCGATCGCCGCCCTTAATGCCGGAAAGCACGTTCTCTGCGAAAAGCCGCTGGCCAACTCCGTGTCCGAGGCAGAGCGGATGGTGGAGGCGGCCACTGCGGCTGCGGCCAAGGGGGTGTTCTCCATGTGCGGCTTCACCTACCGCCGCACCCCGGCACTCGCCCTGGCGAAGCGGCTGATTGAGCAGGGCCGGCTGGGCAGCATCCGGCACGTCCGCGCCCAGTACCTGCAGGACTGGCTCAGCGACGAAACGGCCCCTATGACCTGGCGGCTGGACAAATCCAAGTCCGGCTCCGGATCGCTCGGCGACATTGGCGCGCACAGCATCGACGCTGCCCAGTGGGTCACCGGCCAGAAGATCAACGGCGTCTCGGCCCTGCTGGAAACCTTTGTCCCCGAACGCCCCCTTGCCGGCGACCTGGTTGGACTGGGCGGCCACGGGGATGTGGATGCGAACGCCCCGCGCGGCCAAGTGACGGTGGACGACGCTGCCATCTTCAGCGCAAGGTTCGACGGCGGCGCTGCGTCCGCCGGTGCTTCAAACGGCAGTGCTTCCAACGGCGGTCAGCCTGCCGGCGCCATAGGAGTGTTCGAAGCTACCCGCTATGCTCTGGGCCGCAAGAACGCCATGCGGCTGGAGGTGAACGGCACCAAGGGCTCGCTGGCCTTCGACTTTGAAGACATGAACGTGCTCTCCTTTTACGATGCCGCCGAAGGTCCCGATTCAGGCTTCCGCAGGATCATGGTGACCGAGCCGGAGCACCCCTACGTGGGGAATTGGTGGCCCACCGGCCACGGCCTTGGCTACGAACACGGATTCACGCACCAGGCAGTGGACCTGGTGCATGCCATCGCTGAACAGCGCCAGCCGGAGCCCTCCTTCGCCGCCGCCCTCCAGGTCCAGCGGGTGCTGGCTGCTGTTGAGGCGAGCGCGGCCGCCGCCAGCCGCTGGCAAACCGTCTGA